From a region of the Thermodesulfobacteriota bacterium genome:
- the tuf gene encoding elongation factor Tu (EF-Tu; promotes GTP-dependent binding of aminoacyl-tRNA to the A-site of ribosomes during protein biosynthesis; when the tRNA anticodon matches the mRNA codon, GTP hydrolysis results; the inactive EF-Tu-GDP leaves the ribosome and release of GDP is promoted by elongation factor Ts; many prokaryotes have two copies of the gene encoding EF-Tu), which produces VEMVMPGDNINMEVELISPVAMEEQVRFAIREGGRTVGAGVVTSIIE; this is translated from the coding sequence GGTGGAGATGGTAATGCCTGGGGACAATATAAACATGGAGGTTGAGTTGATATCGCCCGTGGCAATGGAGGAGCAGGTAAGGTTTGCAATAAGGGAGGGAGGAAGGACAGTGGGTGCCGGTGTGGTAACAAGCATCATTGAATGA